The Seleniivibrio woodruffii genome segment ACAGAGTATACCGCAAAGGGATGATGGCCACCGAAGCATTGAAAATGATGTTCCAGTGGACAGACAAGCACATAAACAAATCCGTATTCGAGTTTTTCATAAAGAACATAGGAATTTACCCAGTCGGTTCAATCGTGATGATGGCTTCGCAGGAGCTTGCCATGGTCGGCAAAATAAATCAGGGCAGGCCCACTGACCCCGTCGTAATAGTTTTCAGAAACAAAAGCGGCAGTTACCAGCCGATCAAAGTTGTCGATCTTTCAAAAAGCGCAATAGACAGGCAGAAGATTGTCGGGCTTATAAACCCTGACAACATCAAAGTGCCTGATGATGTTTTGAAATATGTTGATAATCTGAACAGGATGTCATGAAAAAAAGGGCAGCCCGAAGACTGCCCTCATAATCTATTTTTTAAATATCTCTCCCAGATATTCAGTGAATCTGAGCCATGATTTCCGGTCGGCATCCGCACGATAGGCGGGTGAACCGAAAACCGTGAACGCATGGGGTGCGCCGCTGTAGGTGTGCATCTCGTGGCGGATCCCCGCTTTTTCAAGCTCTTCGGCCAGTCCTGCAAACTCTTTCATACTGACAGATGCATCGGCAGTTCCATGGAAAACTACTATCTCACCTTTTGTCTTCGCAAAATCCTGTCCTGCGGGGGTGGCAAGTCCGCCGTGAAACGGTATGAAGGCCTTGAGGGGTGCGCCCGCTCTGGCGTATTCCAGTGCAACTGCGCCGCCGAAACAATAGCCCATCATGACCGCATTGCTGACGTTAGCGCCAAGCTCCTTAGCCTTTGCATATCCTGCGTCGAGAAGTCTGCGCATCTTCGCCCTGTCGGCGTAGAGCTCTCCCGTGAGCCGTTTTCTGTCCTCAACGGCGGCCGGACGTATGCCTTTGCCGAACATATCGATGGCAAACACGGAATATCCGAGTTTATTGAGCATTTCAGCACGTTTTATCTCATAATCGGTGATGCCGTCCCAGTCCTGAATCATAAAGACCAGCGGAGCAGACGCCGAAACAGGGGCATAATAGCTTTCATATTCGCCGTCACCGGATTTATAGACCACGTTTTGCCCTGCGAAAGCCGCAGAGGCCATCAGAAACACTGTAAACAGAACCGTTAAAAATTTCATTTCAGCCCTCCGATATCATGGAATTTCTTTATAATAATATCCTTAAGCGGAAAGTTTGCCAGAATTTCCACAATCTTCGCCGTGTTGTCCCCTTCTCCGTATGGGTTCACCGTTTCGGTCAGAATTTTCTGAAACTCAGGCGTGTCAATTTTTTTAAAAGCCGCCAGAATACTTTCTGCGGCGGGTTCGCAGTCGATAACGCTCTGCGCTCTCAGCCTGCCCGCCTGCCGGCAGCCTATGTTTATCGTGGGCGTCTTAAGGCTCGGAGCTTCCGCAAGGCCGCTGGAACTGTTGCCGACAACCGCATATGCGTGTCTCACAGCCGATAGATACCTTTGCATCCCCAGCGAGTCGAAGGCCGCCGCCCTGCCCCCGCTGTTTGCGACATATTCCGCAAGCATCCGGTTGATAACAGTTCCGCCCGCATCTGCGTTCGCTCCTGTGAAGATGATCTTTCCGTCAAATCTGTCCAGAGCCCTGAGCAGCTGGCCGAGCTGTTCCTCCTCCGGAGTGCTGTCCAGTGTCACCGGATGGAAGGTCACAACGATATATTTATCCCCCAAGCCGAAACCGAGGCTTTTTTCAAGTTCCTCTCTCTCCATCAGCTTCATCCGGCTGATTGCCGCCGCACCCATCCCGCCGACGTTAAAAACTCTTGCAGGGTCTTCACCAAGCTGGATCACCCGCCTGCGGTAGTCCTCTGCGGCCGTAAAATGGAGGTGACTCATCTTGGTTATGCTATGCCTGAACGCCTCGTCTGCGGCACCCTCGGTGGTCTCTCCTCCGTGAAGGTGGGCAACGGGTATTCCTGCGATCAAAGCCGCCGTAACAGCGGCGAATATTTCATATCTGTCCCCGAGTACCAGAAGGATATCGGATTTGATTGTCTCAAGAGCGTCGGCAAAGGCTATCATAGCCCTGCCCGTGGTTTTGGTTATATCGGACGGAGAATCGCCGCCCAGTTGAAGGTCGATTCTGTGCACGTCGGGAAAATCCTCTTCAACGGCATCCACAGTCATTCCGTGAGCAGGGGAAAGGTGTGATCCGGTGGCAATTACAGAAAGCTCAAGCTCCGCCGCCGCCTCTATGCCTTTCAGAAGGTTCCGCATGAGGTAATAGTCGGCTCTGCCGCCTGTCACGGCGCAAATCCTTCTCATATCAGCTCATCCTCCTGATAATCCCTTTCAGCCGGTCTGCCTATTAACTCGTCTATCCGCATGGGGGATATTCCGGTTCCCGGCCGTTTTGCCGTCAGGTTCTCATCGCTGAAAAGCTCCCCTTTCCGTATGGCATATCTCGCCACCAGAGATTTTCTGGCCACCGGCCTGTTGCCGGATTCGCTGGGGCTGGGTTTCTTCTCGGCTGAGCCAAGTGCCTTCTCTATGTTCCTTACAGCCCTGACCATGGCCGCAAGCTCCTGCGGTTCAAGGGATGCCTTATGGTCGGGCCCTTCCATGTTCCTGTCGAGGGTAAAATGCTTTTCAATGACCGATGCACCCAGAGCCGCCGCTGCCACAGGAACCTCTATGCCCGCCGTGTGGTCGGAATAGCCGTAGCAAAGCCCCAGTTCTGCGCCCATAGCGGGCATGGCCAGCAGGTTCACATCCTCAAACGGTGTCGGATACTGAGTGTTTGCGTGCAGGATGGTTATGTGCTCCTTCGGCACTCCTGCTTTATAAAAGACTTCCAGAGCTTCCCTGACCTCGGTCAGGTCGCTCATTCCGGTTGAAATGATATATTTTTTGTTCAGCGATGCCAGTTTCTGCAGATAGCGCAGGTTGGTGATCTCGCCTGATGGAATTTTATAGGTCTGCATGTTCAGCCCGCTGAGGCAGTCGATGCTGGGCAGGTCGAAAGGCGTGGACATGAACTCT includes the following:
- the neuC gene encoding UDP-N-acetylglucosamine 2-epimerase, translating into MRRICAVTGGRADYYLMRNLLKGIEAAAELELSVIATGSHLSPAHGMTVDAVEEDFPDVHRIDLQLGGDSPSDITKTTGRAMIAFADALETIKSDILLVLGDRYEIFAAVTAALIAGIPVAHLHGGETTEGAADEAFRHSITKMSHLHFTAAEDYRRRVIQLGEDPARVFNVGGMGAAAISRMKLMEREELEKSLGFGLGDKYIVVTFHPVTLDSTPEEEQLGQLLRALDRFDGKIIFTGANADAGGTVINRMLAEYVANSGGRAAAFDSLGMQRYLSAVRHAYAVVGNSSSGLAEAPSLKTPTINIGCRQAGRLRAQSVIDCEPAAESILAAFKKIDTPEFQKILTETVNPYGEGDNTAKIVEILANFPLKDIIIKKFHDIGGLK
- the neuB gene encoding N-acetylneuraminate synthase — its product is MGVFIIAEAGVNHNGCLVTALEMVHTAKECGADAIKFQTFNAAELVTKSSEKAEYQKAAAGESESQYDMLIKLSLDAEAFENLKKRAEKIGIEFMSTPFDLPSIDCLSGLNMQTYKIPSGEITNLRYLQKLASLNKKYIISTGMSDLTEVREALEVFYKAGVPKEHITILHANTQYPTPFEDVNLLAMPAMGAELGLCYGYSDHTAGIEVPVAAAALGASVIEKHFTLDRNMEGPDHKASLEPQELAAMVRAVRNIEKALGSAEKKPSPSESGNRPVARKSLVARYAIRKGELFSDENLTAKRPGTGISPMRIDELIGRPAERDYQEDELI
- a CDS encoding dienelactone hydrolase family protein — protein: MKFLTVLFTVFLMASAAFAGQNVVYKSGDGEYESYYAPVSASAPLVFMIQDWDGITDYEIKRAEMLNKLGYSVFAIDMFGKGIRPAAVEDRKRLTGELYADRAKMRRLLDAGYAKAKELGANVSNAVMMGYCFGGAVALEYARAGAPLKAFIPFHGGLATPAGQDFAKTKGEIVVFHGTADASVSMKEFAGLAEELEKAGIRHEMHTYSGAPHAFTVFGSPAYRADADRKSWLRFTEYLGEIFKK